In Leptospira licerasiae serovar Varillal str. VAR 010, the sequence AAGAATATTATATCTTGGGGAGAAAAGGTCAGAGAATTAACAGGCGGAGAAGGCGCGGACCACATCGTGGAAGTAGGCGGCGCCGGGACCCTGGAACAGTCTATTAAGGCGGTAAAATTATTCGGCACAATCCATTTGATCGGGATATTAGCTGGAGCCATCAAGGATTTAAATCTTCTACCTTTAGTCATGAACCAGATCAAAGTCCAAGGGATCGTTGTGGGTCATAGAGAAGGTTTTCTTGCTATGAACAAGGCCATAGAAGAATGGAAACTCAAACCTGTAGTAGATAAAGTCTACGAACTTTCCGAATTTAAAGACGCATTAGAATATCTAAAAGACGGAAAACATTTCGGAAAGATCGTAGTTCGGATCCCTTAAGCCGCGGATCCTGCAGCTTCTCTCTTTTGTACTTTTACGGAAGAATAGAGATAATCTTTTTCTTTGTAGGCCATAAATCTTCCGAAGCCGTTTTCTTTTCCGATCTCAGGAAGAACGATCCCATTCTCCACAGCGACTTTCCCGTTAATCAACACCGCGCGGATCGCTTCTTCATTCCTTCTTACTAAACGGACCATTCCGCCGAATTCGGGCATCGGGGTCTCTTGGATGGTTTCCACTTTTTCGTTTAAGCCATTCGGATTCAAAAGAACGATATCCGCCTGAGCTCCGACCTTCAGTTTACCTGTATCCAAACCGAACCAATCCGCAATCTCCCCAGTGACTCTCCACACGGCCTTTTCCGCAGAAAGGAAAGGTTTTCCTTCCAATTCTGCGTCTCTAACTAATTTCAAAAAACGTAATGGAAAATTGTAATGAGCCATTCCTCTTAAGTGAGCGCCAGCGTCCGAAAACCCGATCAATACATCCGGATGACTGACTATATATTTTAAAGGACCCTTACGATCGTTACCTATTACGGTATACCAACGGATATCGTTCCCAAACTCCGCACATAGATCCAGAAATGTCTCCACCACATGTTGTTTTCTCTCTTTCGCGAGTTCAGAGAAAGATCTACCCACCAGTTTTTGGTCGGGACATTCTACAATCTTAGATTCGTTAAAGTCCCTATGGAAAACTCTGGGCAAGAACCAATTCGTCCATTGTCTTCGGAACCATTTTCTATATCCTTTATCCAGCAGAAGTTTTCTTCGTTCCGCAAGGTCTGCTAAATGGATGGCCGCGGTTCCAGCTCCGAATTCTTCGAAGACAACTACGTCTACGCCGTCTGCATAAAGATCGAAAACCGCAGGAACTGCCTGCAAACGAACGTCCCCATTAAAGATCGTATTCACAATCCGAGTCAGAAATGCCACGAGCTTATAGATAGTACGATTGGATCTTGGATCCATAAGAGAAATGATCGTTGTTTTCAGTTTTTTTCTGAAAATCCCCATGCTTTCCTTAAAGAACAACAAAACATTATACTTCGTAGAAACGTTCGGCACTCCTTGAAAGATCCTATCTTCTCTCCGAACGATTTTATTCAATCTGCTGATCTCCGACCATTTAGCAAATGTAGAAGGAAGCGGCTTACTTCTAAAACGACTGCCATCCATTTTATCCCAAGTAAGAGTATTGATAGAAAGTCCTAAGTATCCGCAATCGATCGCTTCTTGCAGAAGTTTTTCCATCTTCGACATTTCCTCTTCCGTAGGTTTTATGCCATAAGAAAGAGATCTTTCCAATCCCATAGAATAAGCTCGAATGGCGGAATGTCCTAAGAATGTAGAAACATTCGGCCCTAAGGGAAGTGAATTCAAATGATCGGCATACTCTTTCATCGAATTCCAAGTTTTCTTTTTTTGTAATAGAGGGAGCACCTGCTCTCTCGGGATGGCTTCTACTCTACTGAACATGTCCGCAAGATCTTCCGGTGATCCGATACAAAGACTAAGAGAACAACTTCCCATCGTGATAGTAGTGACTCCATGCATTACTGATTCTTTAAGTCCTGGAGAAGCTTCCACTTCGGCATCGTAATGTGTATGAAAATCTATGAATCCTGGAGTGATCCAAAGCCCTTTTGCATCGTAGATCTTTTTTGCATCACCGGAGATGGATTTAGAGATCTCCGCGATCTTTCCATTCAAAACTGCCACATCTCCGACAAAAGATACGTTTCCTTCTCCGTCGAATATTCTTCCATTCTTGATCAGCACATCGTACTTCATATGATTCCTCTTCTTTATTCTATTTCTAAAAGCCTCGCTACGAAAGTGTATAATTATCCATAGTCAATCTTTTTCAAATTTTTTGAATATAGATGAACAATCGTTTACTAAAATAAAGAAATATATCGATACCACGCAGCGTATCGTAAGTTTATAATCTTTGTCCATACAATTGAACGCATAGGGAACAGGTATAATTCTCTCAAAGAGCCACAGATTGCCGAACTTTCTCCTACGTTCTCCATTCAAATCATCACAGAAAAATAGAACACGTTAAACTAATAATTCGGGTCTTCCCGTAAATTATCCCCTCCTCTCTTGGCCCAGCCGGAAATATATTTCCAAGCTAAGATCTATTCTTTTTAGAACACGTTAGTCAGTCTTAAAAATCAGCATTTTTCTTTAAGGGCACCCTTATCGAAAACTATCCCTAAAGGAATATTTATAAAAAATCGATCGTTATAAAAAAATATTAGTTTTATATCGAATGTTATTTTATCAGCATTTTTTTCGAACGTTTTCTCTTGACAGTTAGGAGTCTTGATTTAATCTTCAAAAGCTCGGTTTTGTACCGAGTGATACAGATAAAAAAGCGAACAAGTTAAAACTAAGCGAATCTCAATCTGAGACCATATAGACAGCAAGAGAATAGTGAAGAGGTAAACTCAAATGCGTAAATTAGGATTAGCGGTATTACTCCTATTTTTGTGTAGCGGCACGTTGTTCGCTTCAGGGGGAGGATCTTCCTCCAAACCATTAGCTGGATCGTATCCAATCGTTCTTTCCCATGGACTTTTCGGTTGGGGAACTGATTCTTCCGGCATAATTAGTATAGTTAACTATTGGGGCGGAATGGACACATATCTGCAATCCCAAGGTGCAACCGTGTATGCTCCCACTAAGACTGCAGCGCAGTCTAATGAGACTCGCGGGGTTCAATTAAAGGATAAAGTCCTTACTTATATGGCCGCAAACGGCTTTAGCAAAGTGCATATCCTTGGACACTCCCAAGGTGGATTGGATAGCCGCTATGCTATCTCCAACTTAGGACTTTCTTCCAAAGTTTCCACTTTAACCACTTTGAACACTCCTCACAGAGGGTCTCCAATCGCGGATATCGTAACTACCGTTCTTCCTGATTGGATCAAACCTTTCGTTAGCGGTATCTTAGGGGTTGTAGTTCAACTAGTATATGGCGGCGGAAACCAAGACGCTCTTGCGGCACTTGGTTCCTTGACTACCAGCGGAACTGCGGCTTTCAACACTCGCACTCCTGATGCTTCTTCCGTTAAGTATTTCTCTTACGGATCTTACATCACTATTCCTGACCTAATCCAACACCCATTGATGGGAATCATCCAACCTGCTTGTGTGGCTGGGGGATTGTTTAACGGACAAGGCGGAACCTGCGATGGACTCGTTCCTTACACTTCTTTGAAATGGGGAACCTTCAAAGGTGGACCTGATTACGGACTTCTAGTAACTGGTGTAGACCATTTACAAGCTTCTAACACCTTGAATTCCGGAAAGTTTTGGTACGACGTGGAAGGTTACTTCCTGAAAATGGCTTCCAACGCGAAATCTAATCAATAATTTCGACGTTGTGTCCAAAAAAAAGCCGGGGCGAAACTCCCGGCTTTTTTTATGCCTAAATATGAGTATAGAATACCGATTTTCTAGTTGGTATTTTTCTAATATTCTTCATTCTTTCCGCTTATGAGTTTTTCCCCGAAATTTGCGATCTTGGGTTCCGGAAGTATAGGAACATATATCGGAGCCTACTTGTTAAAAGCAGGGTATCCTGTAGTATTTGTAGGTAGAGAAAGATTAAAACAAGAAATCCAATTATTCGGTTTAGGGATCAGCGACTATAAGGGAAATTCTTTCACCCTAGCACCGAGCCAAGTCCGTTATGTGACCGATATCAAAGAAGCCAAGGACGCAAACGTATTTCTGATCACAGTCAAAAGTAAAGATACTATAGAAGTGGGAAAATCTATCCGTTCCCTTTTTTCATCCGAAGAATTATCTAAAATTATCGTAGTGAGTTTTCAGAATGGGGTGAGAA encodes:
- a CDS encoding esterase/lipase family protein, encoding MRKLGLAVLLLFLCSGTLFASGGGSSSKPLAGSYPIVLSHGLFGWGTDSSGIISIVNYWGGMDTYLQSQGATVYAPTKTAAQSNETRGVQLKDKVLTYMAANGFSKVHILGHSQGGLDSRYAISNLGLSSKVSTLTTLNTPHRGSPIADIVTTVLPDWIKPFVSGILGVVVQLVYGGGNQDALAALGSLTTSGTAAFNTRTPDASSVKYFSYGSYITIPDLIQHPLMGIIQPACVAGGLFNGQGGTCDGLVPYTSLKWGTFKGGPDYGLLVTGVDHLQASNTLNSGKFWYDVEGYFLKMASNAKSNQ
- a CDS encoding N-acyl-D-amino-acid deacylase family protein, with the protein product MKYDVLIKNGRIFDGEGNVSFVGDVAVLNGKIAEISKSISGDAKKIYDAKGLWITPGFIDFHTHYDAEVEASPGLKESVMHGVTTITMGSCSLSLCIGSPEDLADMFSRVEAIPREQVLPLLQKKKTWNSMKEYADHLNSLPLGPNVSTFLGHSAIRAYSMGLERSLSYGIKPTEEEMSKMEKLLQEAIDCGYLGLSINTLTWDKMDGSRFRSKPLPSTFAKWSEISRLNKIVRREDRIFQGVPNVSTKYNVLLFFKESMGIFRKKLKTTIISLMDPRSNRTIYKLVAFLTRIVNTIFNGDVRLQAVPAVFDLYADGVDVVVFEEFGAGTAAIHLADLAERRKLLLDKGYRKWFRRQWTNWFLPRVFHRDFNESKIVECPDQKLVGRSFSELAKERKQHVVETFLDLCAEFGNDIRWYTVIGNDRKGPLKYIVSHPDVLIGFSDAGAHLRGMAHYNFPLRFLKLVRDAELEGKPFLSAEKAVWRVTGEIADWFGLDTGKLKVGAQADIVLLNPNGLNEKVETIQETPMPEFGGMVRLVRRNEEAIRAVLINGKVAVENGIVLPEIGKENGFGRFMAYKEKDYLYSSVKVQKREAAGSAA